gggctgacccggcctggaccaaagccctgttttctactagtgatacttCCCTGGAGAGCACGAACCATCACCAAAGGAAATGTCTGCTCCCACGCCTCACTCATCAACACATGATCCATCAATTCGTAAATCGGTGAGGGTAAATTATTAACCCAAGTGAATTGGCGACACAATTAAGCTATCACCCTTAGGTCCAATTTCTTAATAATGGCATTGAGCATAAATGGCCATCTCGCATCGAAATTATACTAAATTTGAGGTTCCAGATACGGAGGTTGGTGACTTTGTGGTCAAGTTTCATGTTCAAATTATTGATAGTAGAGAGGGTTCTCTCGGTCTATCCAGAAACAACAGTGTGCATCGGCAAAAAAATTAATGGCGCAACAGGGGGTTCCTGTGGGTCAATCCCATCGTTCTCCCTCGCCTCTGCTGACCGCTTGGTGCCGAGAAGTGGGGGATACTGGGATTTTAGATAGGGACTTTTGGCAGCGTCTCCTGGTGTTGGCGGTCAAACAGTGGCAGTGCCGACACGTCGAAATAAGGTTTAATCCACGTCGTTCCCCGATTGCGTTGTGAGTCTTGGGAGGATGCCTATCCTCTAAGCTAGTGTGTGTGCTTAGCGGAGCAGTGTGCAGGAGGTTTGGATCGAGATCCAGGTTCTCTGATTCGGTCGCTGCGGTTGATCGATAACAGGGGATCGTGGTGGGCAGGTGGTCAGATTTACTGCCTCTCTTTGATGGTGGTCGGAGTTCATAGCATCTCCGAGGATAGGAGATCATGGGGTTTGCCCCGGGGACCCGCCCCTCACTAGTATAAAAGGGGCCATTTGAGCCGGTTCGTACGGGCCTTTTGTCCCGattgttgaaccgggactaaagggtcattactaatgccctggccctttagtcccggttcttacacgaaccgggacaaatgggactccacgtggccggtgcggcgagcccaggcaggagggcctttgatcccagttgatggcaccaaccgagaccaataggcgtccacgcgtcagcattacaggggctagggtttttgttttttttcgaaggggggggttgggggttttggggggttaatttaggtgttccatatattgtgttagctagctaattaatagagagaagtgtcctctcttatgcccGTGCTaggtcgacgctacatactatatacgtatagagaggactagacacgctagctagctagtaagcaaacgaaggaaacagaagatcgtcatgaacatatgcatacagagaaaagtgatattgaccacctctccttctccgagagatttgtCGACCAACaaattctcgtatatctatccgacactaccggctacatatatacaataattatctcttacaatataatcttctaattatatatgaacacaggatccacatagtattctccgtcttcagcgatcacgttgtCAAGGAAGAatgccaccaattcctcttgaattgctcgcatacgatctggtggtaggagttcatcccgcatccgaaagatctaatttgaagaaggggatcaatacatacatatatatatatatatatatgaataaatgaaactcaacacaaatgatggtactaaaataaaattgtgaatattattgcttacgcacttcatattgttcgtcagagtacccccgttcacaggtcgtgtggcggatggactcgcaaacgtagtatccacataaatcattcccttgatcctgccacaaccactttacaagaaatagaggtcaatcaaactgataagcaagcatgccaaatggtatttatgaaactagcgcttgaatcactaggagaagcgcggaacatgctactatagtacttactttcgggtgtctaaattgcagcttcttcggcagtcccggagcttttttagtgaattttctccaaaccccgccagacaaagaaaacaattacttgatatcatgaaatgaataaagttgctgatatggtggataatgatcgatttaacttacttctcgagcatttgagtcatgtccgcatactcctggggatcttttcgtctcgagtctaagacggttactagtccctgctcaagcttaatctctaggagaatatagttgaaactgcgcacgcatgcataactcatcaattacattactataacctggactaatatataagggaaaccgaatatgcacaagacagtaacactcacttgaagttgtaaggaaagagtattatatctttgtttttatttattaccaacgattgtagcaagttggcctcggtatcttcggcaTGATATTCAACCTTAGTTGCATCTataagatttgtgttaatgaacccaatatcaccgacttgtctttttttcaattcggcgatcttcaatctgcataatatagtgaggataattataaataaatgcaatgaaagagctgacctatatagagagacttaatgacagaagtagtagtacttacagacagtagcaagtgaccgttgttttatcgagggccctttgattgaaaaactggaagaactcctcaaatggaacattcaacagttcaattccaatgaggtcatgctcctttctaactctcagcgtcaaagtattcctccccccagactctctgcaggttttcatgtatcaatcatgcaatcttcgcatcatcgttgttagagatctttcatctttgacgagaggcttcccgtactcgtatctgtgtaccccctccaagatatcataatgtacctcgtcgggcaggtaatctccaagattgctatataaccgggcaccatcctcggatcattagtgacgatgtcgctagacaccttgagcggggggcacgattggttcgcttgttcgccgagttgggcaattttttttcccagctcgtcgttcttttatcctttgatcactgacagtactttccgaccgctccgcttcgacaaatgTCTTTCTAATAATGCTCTCATAGTTGCCTtttggcggagactttggtggttttgtcagggcagcgagagtgcgcttcgctttcaccggatctacctccggaggtggatgtttctttgctttcaccccttgaaAGAAGTTCGTCACTTCGtttcgcgcgatcttcgcgttctcctccggggtcatctcgtatggtaacttctctagagtcttcagagaaggaccgaatctgtattgcctcccgcctctgggtgtactgctagacgccggcagagcagatggaacggctgcggctgtcttctttccttgcttacgaggcaaAGGAGATGGAGTATGacgtgccggagcagccggagcggcggcgggtctcttccgcccttgctgacgaggcggagaaggaggaggctggctgctcgggcgtgccggcgcaggcggagaaggaggcggagtgtcaccacgcgccagagaaggaggccgagtgccctgatcgtcactcgccggaggagttggcggtggaggaggcggagtgccctgactcgccggagaaggaggaggaggcggaggcgtctagttcggaaggttgatgagctccttccgccataagcATGGAGTCTTCTGAGCAGAACCCAGCATAGTCTCCTCTtcatcggtagggtggtcaagctggaggtcctcaaatccctccgttatttcgtccaccatcaccctagcatatccttctggaatcggacgacagtgaaaagttgcgccgggttcaggaggtcgaacagagccgacagccgccttgactttgaagttctgccattgcgtcataaggtggcaatgttgagactccgtgatagcacccattggtcccggttcgtcccaccaaccgggaccaaaatgtccagacgaaccgggaccaatggcccacgtggcccggccggccccctgggctcacgaaccgggaccaatgcccccatgggtcccggttctggactgaaccgggactaatgggctgacccggcctgaacctttgcccccttttctactagtgcctggTTCCCGTCCGTCATGACATCATCTTTATGCGCCTCACAATGCCAAGCTATGGCGATGGTGCTCCTGATGCCCATGGTCTTTGGTCCGCCGGCTTCGCCTTGCTCCGAGAGGTGTGGGTTCGTCCTGGCTGGAGGAGGGAAAATGAACAAGAGATCAGGGACTTGTGCATGATTTCTGTTATTTTCAGGGTGTTCTGTCCGATTTGGTTGGACATCTGTTGGGTTGTATCTGTGGTTGATGTATGGCGTACATCATTTGTACTCGTGTTTGTATGGTGTATGTCTGGTTTATGAATACGGGTACTTTTCGATGCAAAAAAAAGAATACGGGTACTTTCTCAAAAAAGGTTTCATTTTCAATCAAGAAGTGATGTCTTCTTTTGATTATTTATGGGGCAGCACGCCCGAGCTTAAATCTGACTTCCTTACGAATCTTGCTCGGATTTGTGGTTCAAAATCTCTTCGCATATTGGTAAGGGATGATTTTAGCATTATGCGGCGATAGGAAGAGAAGAATAACCATGCATAAAAGTGgaactaaaaaaatgaacaaaagaaattcactccatttggctcaCGGACAACTTGTCAGTTTCAAAGGGGTAATCTTGTACTCTCGTAGTAGTGATGAGACTGAATTGATGCTTAATTCAACAGGCAGCATTCGAAGGCCATATCAAATGACATGAACACAGGTCAGAGCACCAGATCTTTTGAAAATGGATGCAAAGCAGGCGGGCGAGGATaaacacttttttttaaataaaagaTTATCTTACATATTCCTTTTAGTTAACGTCTCTGGGTTATTCGGTCAAGGTGATTGATCGGAGGCGATGCTCAAAGCCCTTTTTGTTTTCTGGAATACGCGATGCTCAAAGCCTAACTAACGTGCTTGAGCTTATTGCTTATATCGATCTTCTGGTAAGACGGCCCGTCAAAATCAGACACAAATGTTGGTTGACTGCATGCATATTCTTGTACTCTGAACAAGATTTAGGTGGCCAAGTATTCACCATACGGTTCAAGCTTTTGAACCATATACCGTAGTATTGTATGGCGGATGTTTGTGGTGTTAGCTTGGGCGTTTTGGAATTGCCGTACTAACAAACTTGCTATCGAGGTAGTCAAACCACCCCATTGACTACATTTTTAAATGGTCAATCTTCTTTCAGTTGATACGGCAGATTGCTCCCTTGGCGGTGCGTTAGTTGCTCAACACGCCACATCGTACCATTCTGATTGCAGCACTGGGAAaatggtactccctccggtcctttttagttcgcatataagatttatcTGAAGTCAAGCCTCataaactttgaccaactttaaaagaatatcaacattcacaatgtgaaaTCAATACCAATAGATgcgtcatgacttaaagtttcatattatataactttagcatggtagaTGCTTATATTTTTtcttataaatatggtcaaactttgtgaagtttgacttcagacaactcttatatgcagagtaaaaaggactggagggagtactacGTATGAACAGTCAATGCGGCTCTGCACTGGGACTGAACATGCTACAGTATGAACATGTCCTCTGTAACGACATTCAACTACAAGAGCACTTGTTGTAGCCAGGCAGAGTGTTAgctagcagcagcgcaagcgaacaAATTCTCTCAGAATCTGTTCATAAACGACAGGATAAACAACAAGTACAAACTAACCATAACACAGAAATACTAGTAGTAAAATTCAAGCGTCTTGTACCTTTGCAAGTTCCGATTTTAATCCTTGGCTGAGGCACCACCTCCTGGATCCTGGATCCTGATTTGACCCAGAGTGGATAACAAAGTGTTCCATTTATGAAGTTAGCAGACCATTTTAGAGAACATCACAAGGACGTGACAACACTAGACATACAAGCAAGGGCACAATCAAACACACTTGGAGGATCCACACAAGGATCAGTCAAAAGGATCGTCCACTGACAAATCGTGAGTACGTACGTGGCGATTGAATTTATTAACTTTTACTTCAACGCTTGCATCTTTGGAAGCTCTATTCTCCACTTGTAGCTGCCTACGTAGATAACACATCCAGTCGTCGATGTTGCAGTTGGACTTGTAGCTGTAACGGGCTCCGATTTCCATTTTCCTTAGCACTTTCGCATTCAAAAGAAAGAACTTGACAAAGTCCATATATAGCCTATGACCACCACAGTAATTCTTCAACACCACTTCTTTTAGATGGAGTTCAAGGCATTCAATTGGATCAAGCTGATCATACTTCGGCGCAATATTCATATCCTTTCCTTCACTGAACTGGGGATAGAAAAAAAATGATATTAAGCAATTGATAACAAATTAGCACCTACAGTACGTACTACTGTACTTCACTGTATCATAAGTCTGAACTGCTGATGTTTTGACATTTGTAGCAACAGATAGCAACACTCACAATGACATAGAGCTTCTCCAAGCAGGGGAAGCACTTGAGGAAGTCAATAACAAAATCCAGATTAGGAGCACATTCAAGAACCAAAATCTTCAGTGCGCGCATTTTGACTGTCATGGTGACAGCAACCATTTTCTGGAGAAAAAGAAACCAAATGTGTGTAATAAGTAGTATAAGAATAATACAATAGGCTGCATATAAAGAAATCTGAATGTGCTACTATCCTTGCTAGTACCTGAAAGACTGTGGTTCCAAGGTGGAGCCTGGATATGCCTTGAGACAAGAAACCAAGCACCTCCAGCTTAGGAGCCCGGATGACCCGTATGGTCGCCGGCCCATCGTCTGGATAAATCggcagcagcctctcaaggcaagggGCGTCGACAATGACCAGCTCCCGGAAGGCGAAGACACCTTCGACGCTGATGCTCCTGAGCGTCGGCGAGCTGATGCACAGGCGACCGAAGCTCATGTTGTGCAGCGAGACGCTTTGGAGAACAGCGCAGCTGGAGATGACGCTCTGCAGAGTGTCCTCTGAGATGCGTACATCGAACAGCATGATCTGCTTGAGGCGCGGAAAGCTCGGCGGCGGCGCCGCGGACGGGCCGGGGAACCGGCAGCCGCCGAGCCTGAGCACAGATAGGGTAGGCGCGAAGCGTACCAGCGGGTGCGGCGGCAGCGGGTAGTGGCTCCCCCACTCCAGGTTGGTGACCTCGAGGTCCTGGAGGCCGGCGAGCGATGCCGAGCGGAACCAGCCGTCGGCCTCGCCCGGGCCGCGGCGGGAGAGGGCTAGCCGGAGCGAGAGGCGGCGGGCCGGGCCGGAGTGGCCGGAGAGGATCCTGGAGACGAGCGCGGCGCGCGAGTCGTCGTCGCCCGCGAGGTCGGGGGCCGCCGCGAGGTTGAGCGGCGCGTCGGCGGAGCGCCAGAGGGGCCGCCAGCGGCGGGAGAGGGCCTGCGTGCGCGCGCCGTCCTTGGTGGGGAGGAGAGAGATGACGGTGCCGAGCACCGCGTCGGGGAGGCGGCTGATGAGGTCGAGGCCCCCCGACGGCGGCGGATCCTGCCGGCCGTCGGCTCGGACGGGTCTGGGCCTCTTCCTAACTTGCATTTCGGGGgtgaccgccgccgccgcagcagccgcGTCCTCCATGGCCGGCGGTTGGCGAGGCTCGCGGCAGTGGGAGGGAAGGGGATTTGAAGTTTGACTTGACTTGTGCAGCAGTGACACTGTGAGAGTGGTAGCGAAGGGGAGGGATTTGGGGACGTCTAGAGAGAGAACGGGCGAGCAGCCCAGGCCCAGTTTTTGGATGGCCCGTGGActtctttattttcttttatttaattgtaAATCTCGTGCAGGCAGCACGAGATCTGAAGAATTTATGCTGAACTCTGAAGAAGGAAATTGAGGGAAAAAGGATGCTGCAGAATTTTGAGAAAAAATGATGTACCAAACCATATCCAGAAACCATCAGGGTCTTGATCCTGGTAATGCGCCTTTACTCCGTAGAGTGTTATTATTTTCGCGAATTAAtttatggttggatggttagagggactgtggtatccccagcccatcagggttcaaatactGGTGTTCGCATTtaatcctggatttatttcaggatttccggcgatgcacatCCAATGGGAGGAGACATTTCAGTCGATgacgaggtgctcatagggatagggtgtgacATCGCTCCTTGTGAGGCAAATCTTGTCGTACTAGACACGACAATTCAATACGACCATCCTACTAGATCTTTCTCTAGTCCAACATACCTGTTATTGTAAGCCGATTTCACATAGAATATTCCAGGTGGCTCCCGGGCCCATCTAGCTAGCTTCATCTTCCACCTCCAGCAGCAAGGTAATGACCGAAACACATTTCCAAAGGGCAAGGTACTGCACTAGCTCGTTGGCGTTCATGCCAGACCCAACATCCTGAGACCACGCACTGTCGGTTTGATACTCCCAGAAGAAGGCAGATCCGATGTTCCCCACGTGAACTAACACTGCAGATCTGTAAATTGCAAGGGATTCCGGTGGCACTTTTATGTCAAATTCCTTCCAAGGCCTCGCCCCATCAACACGCTTCAACCAAAGCTGCCTCACCTGCAGCGCGATGTTCCACCATCTCAAGTTCGGTAGCCTAAGACCGCCAGACCACTTGTGCATGCAAACTACCTCCCAAGCGACAGCGCAGCTCCGGCCATTGGCCCAAGCCATTCCTACCCAGAAGAAGCTCATGCAAATCCGTGTGATACTAGCGAAAGTTCCCGCCTTCCCGGGGGGCACATCCGTAGCCATCAGAGAATAATTGGCACCCCACAAAGAACAAACTTAACTAGAACTAGCCGACCTGAGTTGTCCATACAGGCTGCCTTCCAAGTGGGAACCTTTCAAGCAATCCCATCGACAATTTACTGAAACTATGCAGAAGAGGGTTTTCCAAGGCAAAGGGATAAACCTAGGTAGCGGCAGGGAAAGGCTCTGATGGGGCACCACAGGCCCTCCTGCAACATGTCAAGGTGCACACTCTTGCACAGTTGCACTTAATAGGTAGCACAACATACTTGAGCAAATTGATGCGCAACCCTGACACTTTCCCAAAGTCTTTGAGAATAGCAGAACACATGTTGCTCAGAGCGCGGTTTAGCTCCAAAAGATAGGTTTTTCTTTATTTTATACCACAGAGAGTTTAGGGCTAAAATAAATACGAATAAAATTCTAAAATTTGCAGAAAAGTTCACATAAATACCTGGGCTCATATGCACCCCTGTGAACTTTTTGTTCTGTCATAAATGCATTTTTTCAAAAATATTGTTTTTCCAAAATAGTTATTTTGAGTAT
The sequence above is a segment of the Triticum dicoccoides isolate Atlit2015 ecotype Zavitan chromosome 1A, WEW_v2.0, whole genome shotgun sequence genome. Coding sequences within it:
- the LOC119349097 gene encoding F-box/LRR-repeat protein At1g06630-like, whose product is MEDAAAAAAAVTPEMQVRKRPRPVRADGRQDPPPSGGLDLISRLPDAVLGTVISLLPTKDGARTQALSRRWRPLWRSADAPLNLAAAPDLAGDDDSRAALVSRILSGHSGPARRLSLRLALSRRGPGEADGWFRSASLAGLQDLEVTNLEWGSHYPLPPHPLVRFAPTLSVLRLGGCRFPGPSAAPPPSFPRLKQIMLFDVRISEDTLQSVISSCAVLQSVSLHNMSFGRLCISSPTLRSISVEGVFAFRELVIVDAPCLERLLPIYPDDGPATIRVIRAPKLEVLGFLSQGISRLHLGTTVFQKMVAVTMTVKMRALKILVLECAPNLDFVIDFLKCFPCLEKLYVIFSEGKDMNIAPKYDQLDPIECLELHLKEVVLKNYCGGHRLYMDFVKFFLLNAKVLRKMEIGARYSYKSNCNIDDWMCYLRRQLQVENRASKDASVEVKVNKFNRHVRTHDLSVDDPFD